Proteins encoded within one genomic window of Actinomycetes bacterium:
- a CDS encoding patatin-like phospholipase family protein, whose protein sequence is MTPRILDALPRPVAWVLTSGGGRAAAQVGMAEVLLEQEYQPDLIVGSSFGAINAAALPGPDPDLGRLRVFWEKLPEQSVFSSLGTAAVRGLGPRTSKHAREFRSLIASALAASNDTQIPAELVLVASDLETGRPVMLRQGQLVEAVAAACTLPVVLPPVEINGRLLIDGGMSASAPLQQAVDAGAKSIVLLDTATSAVPEAELKDIRWWQIAALSYNHQIRSQIGLALPNVAGQVPVALISADEGRILEFTEPQELFQAGRRAAARALASELRDQNLARPGVHGVLARERLAQ, encoded by the coding sequence ATGACACCACGGATTCTCGATGCGCTTCCTCGACCGGTGGCTTGGGTGCTGACTAGTGGTGGCGGCCGAGCCGCCGCCCAAGTGGGTATGGCTGAGGTCCTGTTGGAACAGGAATACCAGCCCGATCTCATCGTGGGCTCGTCGTTTGGCGCCATCAATGCCGCAGCCCTACCCGGTCCCGACCCAGATCTGGGTCGGCTGCGGGTGTTTTGGGAGAAACTCCCCGAACAATCGGTGTTTTCGTCACTGGGCACCGCAGCAGTCCGCGGGCTGGGTCCGCGAACCAGCAAGCACGCCCGCGAGTTTCGTTCGCTGATTGCTTCAGCACTCGCCGCCAGCAACGACACCCAGATTCCAGCCGAACTCGTTTTGGTAGCCAGCGACTTGGAGACGGGCCGACCGGTAATGCTGCGCCAAGGCCAACTCGTGGAAGCAGTGGCGGCCGCCTGCACGCTGCCAGTGGTGCTTCCGCCGGTGGAAATCAATGGGCGACTCCTGATCGATGGCGGCATGAGCGCCTCTGCCCCACTGCAGCAGGCTGTCGACGCCGGTGCCAAGTCGATCGTGCTGCTGGACACTGCCACTTCGGCTGTTCCGGAAGCGGAGCTGAAGGACATTCGCTGGTGGCAGATCGCCGCGTTGTCCTACAACCACCAGATCCGCTCCCAGATCGGGTTGGCGCTGCCCAACGTCGCTGGTCAGGTACCAGTTGCGCTGATCTCCGCCGATGAGGGCCGAATCCTGGAATTCACTGAGCCGCAGGAACTGTTTCAGGCGGGTCGTCGAGCAGCTGCTCGGGCCTTGGCGAGTGAACTTCGGGACCAGAATCTGGCTCGACCGGGCGTTCATGGTGTGCTGGCGCGGGAGCGATTGGCCCAGTAG
- a CDS encoding NAD(P)H-dependent oxidoreductase, which produces MAPPTRLAVILGSTRSNRQGERVARWFREQVEDSGLFDLDYIDLAEQALDDRQSQHHPRSGRYSPGVQAFADRIAAADAFALLTPEYNHGYPAALKHALDSCYAEWNGKPATIVAYGGVSGGVRAIEQLRPVLASLAVATIRDAIAIPMVGKKFPADSPPVDLAGTETATAAMLTELDWWSQALAARRQQQPFP; this is translated from the coding sequence ATGGCGCCACCCACACGTCTCGCTGTCATCCTGGGTAGCACCCGCAGCAATCGCCAGGGCGAACGAGTCGCGCGCTGGTTTCGCGAGCAGGTTGAAGATAGCGGGCTGTTTGATCTCGACTACATTGATTTGGCTGAGCAGGCCCTAGACGACCGGCAAAGTCAGCACCATCCCCGCAGCGGCAGGTATTCACCAGGTGTACAGGCTTTCGCCGATCGCATCGCCGCCGCCGATGCCTTCGCATTGCTCACGCCGGAATACAACCACGGCTATCCCGCTGCCCTGAAACACGCGCTGGACTCCTGCTACGCGGAGTGGAACGGCAAGCCCGCAACAATCGTTGCCTACGGTGGCGTGTCTGGTGGGGTACGCGCCATCGAACAGTTGCGGCCAGTGCTGGCCAGTTTGGCGGTGGCTACCATCCGCGATGCGATTGCGATTCCCATGGTTGGCAAGAAATTCCCCGCCGATAGTCCGCCGGTTGACCTCGCAGGCACCGAAACAGCGACTGCGGCAATGCTGACCGAATTGGATTGGTGGTCGCAAGCACTTGCTGCCCGTCGTCAGCAACAACCATTCCCCTAG
- a CDS encoding alpha/beta hydrolase gives MARPCLVLIPGLSYGADLWSYQHKHLADVADIVVVVPDNRDMAKVLEQIDQAGGDRFYLGTHSGGTLAGFAAAAEFGDRVTGLVSQGSMAKLMPPIKEFMSTLIEQVQSGEIDAARRGLLSQALGSGHPNQQELVDEVTACQRQVNDENLVAQCHFIADNMDQTAALPQIGCPTLIVHAAQDGFFNLGSAKFIQQSIPGAHLTVVPASGHLAMVEQPEAITALLQAWFARE, from the coding sequence ATGGCTCGACCATGTCTCGTCCTTATCCCTGGTCTCAGCTACGGCGCTGACCTGTGGTCCTACCAGCACAAGCACCTTGCCGATGTCGCCGACATTGTGGTGGTCGTTCCCGATAATCGCGATATGGCGAAGGTGCTGGAACAGATCGACCAGGCGGGCGGCGACCGGTTCTACCTCGGCACCCACTCGGGAGGAACCCTTGCTGGATTCGCCGCCGCGGCGGAGTTTGGCGATCGAGTGACTGGGTTGGTTTCGCAAGGTTCCATGGCAAAGCTCATGCCGCCGATCAAAGAGTTCATGTCCACTCTTATCGAGCAAGTACAGTCTGGTGAGATCGACGCCGCCCGCCGCGGTCTGCTAAGTCAGGCACTGGGTTCCGGGCACCCTAATCAACAAGAGCTGGTCGATGAGGTCACTGCCTGTCAACGGCAAGTCAATGACGAGAACCTCGTTGCGCAATGTCATTTCATCGCCGACAACATGGATCAAACCGCTGCCCTGCCACAGATCGGTTGCCCAACTTTGATAGTGCATGCTGCGCAAGACGGCTTCTTCAATCTGGGATCAGCGAAATTCATCCAGCAGTCAATCCCTGGAGCCCACCTGACGGTAGTGCCTGCCAGCGGTCACCTTGCCATGGTGGAACAACCGGAGGCGATCACCGCTTTGCTGCAAGCGTGGTTCGCCCGGGAGTAG
- a CDS encoding patatin-like phospholipase family protein, with amino-acid sequence MADPRLFVPPARGAKVRSLGEKLPLSKLLPQPVHFVLAGGGSRGAVQWGLLQALSETDLIPDSLIGTSAGALTGVVVAEDPGSGMNRLSYVWAQLDTRNVIGDGWWGSLGNARQNALMDNAAIRETLESVIGAQTFADLALPFATVSTDLATGLPVVIDNGPLIPALLASAAIPGLLPPVEIDSRQLIDGLASANLPAVQAVERGAGSIVVLDTGARELGEVNPSGRRVLARLAASLSMTQRRHQLSQAAGDVPLLLLPTPHNLGGVLDFGATMSAASETYAMARSFLLDLVADHSGRLRPGLYSRPGAPEIATIEPQLWHRVGP; translated from the coding sequence ATGGCCGATCCTCGCCTCTTCGTACCGCCTGCGCGCGGCGCGAAAGTGCGCTCGCTGGGTGAGAAGTTACCGCTCAGCAAACTGCTGCCGCAGCCAGTCCACTTCGTGCTGGCCGGCGGCGGCTCGCGAGGTGCGGTGCAGTGGGGACTGCTACAGGCACTATCGGAAACCGACCTGATTCCCGACTCACTGATCGGGACCTCGGCCGGAGCCTTGACCGGCGTGGTCGTTGCCGAGGATCCGGGTTCGGGAATGAACCGGCTTTCCTACGTCTGGGCGCAACTGGATACCCGCAACGTCATTGGTGACGGCTGGTGGGGCAGTCTCGGAAACGCTCGACAAAACGCACTTATGGACAACGCCGCAATTCGAGAGACTTTGGAAAGTGTCATCGGTGCACAAACTTTCGCCGACCTCGCGCTGCCCTTCGCGACCGTATCCACCGATCTGGCCACCGGGCTGCCGGTCGTTATCGATAACGGACCACTGATCCCGGCGCTGCTAGCTTCCGCAGCCATCCCGGGCCTGCTGCCACCCGTTGAAATCGATAGCCGGCAACTGATCGACGGGCTCGCCAGCGCAAACCTGCCAGCAGTTCAGGCAGTAGAGCGCGGAGCTGGCTCCATCGTGGTGCTGGATACCGGCGCACGTGAGTTGGGTGAGGTCAATCCATCAGGACGACGAGTACTGGCCCGGCTGGCAGCATCGCTCTCGATGACGCAGCGGCGTCACCAACTCTCGCAGGCAGCCGGAGACGTCCCACTCCTACTACTACCCACGCCACACAACTTGGGTGGGGTACTGGACTTTGGTGCGACTATGTCGGCCGCCAGTGAAACCTACGCAATGGCCCGGTCGTTCCTGCTGGACCTGGTGGCCGACCACAGCGGGCGGCTGCGGCCTGGGTTGTATTCCCGACCGGGTGCCCCAGAGATCGCGACCATCGAACCACAACTGTGGCATCGGGTGGGCCCATGA
- the mce gene encoding methylmalonyl-CoA epimerase, translated as MNSAVAAIATRIDHVGIAVPDLDEAIAMYRNAFGLESVHEEVNEEQGVREAMLRIGDGYIQLLAPLSDDSPIGKFLARSGPGIQQVAFGVEDIDAAGEHLRAAGVRVLYDVPKTGTGGSRVNFVHPKDCGGVLVELVESSGDLH; from the coding sequence ATGAATAGTGCTGTTGCTGCCATAGCCACCCGAATAGATCACGTCGGGATCGCCGTCCCGGACCTCGATGAGGCGATTGCCATGTACCGCAATGCCTTCGGTCTGGAGTCAGTGCACGAAGAGGTGAATGAGGAGCAGGGCGTTCGCGAAGCGATGTTGCGCATCGGCGACGGCTACATCCAACTGCTCGCCCCGCTGAGTGACGATTCGCCAATCGGGAAGTTCCTGGCTCGCAGCGGCCCGGGTATTCAGCAGGTGGCGTTCGGTGTGGAAGACATTGATGCGGCCGGTGAACATCTGCGCGCCGCCGGCGTGCGGGTGTTGTACGACGTCCCCAAGACCGGCACTGGCGGCTCCCGGGTCAACTTTGTGCACCCAAAGGATTGCGGTGGGGTGCTGGTTGAACTGGTTGAGTCCAGCGGCGACCTGCACTGA
- a CDS encoding CPBP family intramembrane metalloprotease translates to MNEPHHPDEQPTDEPVEPESDGQDQQWTEPVSDPAAQPTEAVSPPVHATEVIPPQQPEPQPTTTWQVPHVTGPSVFAAVRARWLVLFAVGGLALLFLMGALLSLIFGDDPSAGPIFAALFYLPLVLWAFFVQWRNKVRLRTLFALPRIGKYWWVVLGMVPVLLVFSLGASILTASFFPSYVENAEIDTGTNALALALTVAVIPPVVEELIFRGLLLERWAAAWRVGTAVIVQAVFFGILHVDPIGAGVFGLVLALVYLRSRSLWPPIVMHALNNGLVLLVVLTAGDAAQETPAPNTAADFVAQIVVGLILMAVASPFIVLYVKRNWPGPDSLTPYERTELGDSALPPRRLGKITVNALQYEAAVREDAVVISRDRAGKSPLWRIPYSDISYLAVTPDWNNMLLMGDGGQLQLAFSAGGQRRRYRSMHAIAQRVSAAAGVQTEWWR, encoded by the coding sequence ATGAACGAACCGCACCACCCCGATGAGCAGCCAACGGATGAGCCAGTCGAGCCGGAGTCGGACGGGCAAGACCAGCAATGGACTGAGCCGGTCAGTGATCCGGCAGCCCAGCCCACCGAAGCCGTGTCACCGCCGGTACATGCCACCGAGGTCATTCCACCGCAGCAACCCGAGCCGCAGCCAACGACAACCTGGCAGGTTCCCCACGTCACTGGTCCATCAGTGTTTGCTGCAGTGCGCGCTCGCTGGCTCGTGCTCTTCGCCGTTGGTGGCCTAGCTCTGCTGTTTCTGATGGGCGCGCTGCTATCGCTCATCTTCGGTGACGATCCATCTGCTGGACCGATCTTTGCGGCACTGTTTTACCTGCCGCTGGTGTTGTGGGCTTTCTTTGTGCAGTGGCGTAACAAGGTTCGGCTGCGCACCCTGTTTGCGCTACCTCGGATCGGGAAGTACTGGTGGGTTGTGCTGGGGATGGTCCCGGTGCTGTTGGTCTTTTCGTTGGGTGCCAGCATTCTCACTGCCAGTTTCTTCCCCAGTTACGTGGAGAACGCGGAAATCGACACCGGCACCAACGCGTTGGCCCTAGCCCTGACCGTGGCGGTCATCCCACCAGTTGTGGAGGAGTTGATCTTCCGGGGTCTGCTGCTGGAACGGTGGGCTGCTGCTTGGCGGGTGGGAACGGCCGTAATCGTGCAGGCGGTCTTCTTCGGAATCTTGCATGTCGACCCGATTGGTGCCGGCGTTTTCGGCTTGGTACTGGCGTTGGTCTACTTGCGTTCTCGGTCGCTGTGGCCGCCGATTGTCATGCACGCGTTGAACAACGGTCTGGTGTTGCTGGTGGTGTTGACCGCTGGTGATGCTGCGCAAGAGACCCCAGCCCCGAATACGGCTGCCGATTTCGTTGCGCAAATCGTCGTCGGTCTGATCCTGATGGCTGTCGCTTCGCCGTTCATCGTGTTGTACGTCAAGCGCAACTGGCCGGGTCCGGATTCGCTAACTCCGTACGAGCGCACCGAACTCGGTGACAGCGCCTTGCCGCCGCGGCGACTCGGCAAGATCACGGTGAACGCGCTGCAGTATGAGGCGGCCGTGCGAGAAGACGCAGTCGTGATCAGCCGCGATCGCGCTGGCAAATCACCGTTGTGGCGGATCCCCTACAGCGATATCAGCTATCTCGCCGTCACCCCAGATTGGAACAACATGCTGCTAATGGGTGATGGCGGACAGTTGCAGTTGGCCTTTTCCGCTGGTGGGCAACGCCGCCGCTACCGCAGCATGCACGCCATCGCACAGCGGGTGTCCGCAGCTGCTGGGGTGCAAACAGAGTGGTGGCGCTAG
- the meaB gene encoding methylmalonyl Co-A mutase-associated GTPase MeaB, whose translation MEQTPTARSSRVVDPRETLDRALTGDRRSLARLISAVEERSDAAVAIGRRLAPLAGTAHVVGITGAPGVGKSTTTSALVSLWRSRGHRVAVVAIDPSSPFTGGALLGDRIRMTEHSTDPEVFIRSMAARGQLGGLSAATPGAIRVLDACGFDIVVVETVGVGQNEVDVVRFADTVLIAMAPGMGDRIQANKAGLLEIGDVIAVNKSDRPGADATRRELRAMISAKPLHEGEWRPPVLGITAAEGVGIDKLATALADHHQTAMDSGQLAVRRAARTSAEITSLAEESVAQRIADRRGDLAGLSAQVLSGELDPYAAADQLLADIGVTGEGR comes from the coding sequence GTGGAGCAAACCCCCACGGCACGCTCCTCGCGGGTTGTAGACCCGCGGGAGACGCTGGATCGTGCGCTGACTGGGGATCGGCGCAGCCTGGCGCGACTCATCAGCGCGGTTGAAGAACGTTCCGATGCCGCAGTGGCGATCGGGCGCCGACTGGCACCACTTGCCGGCACTGCTCACGTAGTGGGAATTACGGGTGCGCCGGGCGTGGGGAAATCCACCACGACATCAGCGTTGGTATCGCTGTGGCGTTCGCGGGGTCATCGGGTCGCGGTAGTGGCGATTGACCCTTCGTCGCCGTTCACTGGCGGTGCCCTGCTGGGTGACCGAATCCGGATGACTGAACACAGCACTGATCCGGAAGTCTTTATTCGTTCCATGGCCGCTCGCGGCCAACTCGGTGGCCTGTCGGCGGCCACTCCGGGTGCGATCAGAGTGCTGGATGCCTGTGGCTTTGACATTGTGGTGGTGGAAACCGTAGGAGTCGGGCAAAACGAGGTCGATGTAGTGCGATTCGCCGATACCGTGCTGATAGCGATGGCCCCAGGAATGGGGGATCGGATTCAGGCGAACAAGGCTGGGTTGTTGGAGATCGGAGATGTGATCGCGGTGAACAAGTCCGATCGCCCCGGTGCCGACGCCACCCGCCGGGAACTGCGGGCCATGATCAGCGCTAAGCCTCTGCATGAGGGGGAGTGGCGACCGCCGGTGCTGGGGATTACCGCTGCCGAAGGTGTCGGAATCGACAAACTAGCGACAGCATTGGCGGACCATCATCAGACCGCGATGGACAGCGGTCAGCTGGCGGTGCGGCGGGCGGCCCGAACCTCGGCGGAAATCACGTCACTCGCGGAGGAGTCGGTTGCACAACGGATTGCTGACCGTCGCGGTGATCTCGCCGGACTGTCGGCCCAAGTGCTGTCGGGGGAGCTAGATCCGTACGCGGCCGCCGATCAGTTGCTAGCTGACATTGGCGTGACTGGAGAGGGCCGATGA
- a CDS encoding acetyl-CoA C-acetyltransferase yields the protein MTSTVIVAGARTPMGRLTGSLKGFSAADLGGIAIEGALERAAVNPDVVDYVIMGQVIQAGAGQNPARQAAASAGIGMEVPALTINKVCLSGINAIALADQLIRAGEYDVVVAGGMESMTQGPHLLPNSRAGFKYGDTTLKDSTSFDALTCAFDQMAMGQSTEGYNSKYDLTREQQDAFAARSHQKAAEAQKNGLFDDEIIPVEIPQRKGDPIVFAVDEGVRADTTTETLGRLRPAFAKDGTITAGSASQISDGAAAVVVMSKEKAEELGLAWLAEIGAHGVVAGPDASLQEQPANAVLKACDKEGITPADLDLVELNEAFAAVGLVSADKLGMSDDKVNVNGGAIAMGHPVGMSGARIVLHLALELQRRGGGTGAAALCGGGGQGDALIVRVPAS from the coding sequence ATGACGTCAACCGTGATCGTTGCTGGTGCCCGTACCCCCATGGGTCGGTTGACCGGATCACTCAAAGGTTTCTCCGCCGCTGACCTAGGTGGCATTGCCATCGAGGGTGCGCTGGAGCGCGCCGCAGTTAACCCCGACGTGGTGGACTACGTGATCATGGGTCAAGTTATCCAGGCAGGCGCTGGTCAGAACCCTGCTCGGCAGGCGGCCGCCTCGGCCGGTATCGGCATGGAGGTGCCAGCGCTCACCATCAACAAGGTGTGTCTGTCCGGCATCAACGCCATCGCGTTGGCCGACCAGTTGATTCGTGCCGGTGAGTACGACGTTGTGGTTGCCGGTGGCATGGAGTCGATGACCCAAGGGCCGCACCTGTTACCCAACAGTCGGGCCGGTTTCAAGTACGGCGACACCACGCTGAAGGACTCCACCTCCTTCGACGCACTCACCTGTGCCTTTGATCAGATGGCCATGGGGCAGTCCACCGAGGGCTACAACAGCAAGTACGACTTGACTCGTGAGCAGCAGGACGCCTTCGCGGCCCGCTCCCATCAGAAGGCCGCTGAAGCGCAGAAGAACGGTCTGTTCGACGACGAGATCATTCCGGTGGAGATTCCGCAGCGTAAGGGCGATCCCATCGTGTTCGCCGTGGATGAGGGCGTGCGCGCCGACACCACCACGGAGACCTTGGGCCGACTGCGCCCGGCATTCGCCAAAGACGGCACTATCACCGCCGGCTCCGCGAGCCAGATCAGTGATGGTGCCGCCGCGGTAGTTGTGATGAGCAAAGAAAAAGCCGAAGAGTTGGGCCTGGCATGGCTCGCTGAGATCGGCGCCCACGGCGTCGTGGCTGGCCCGGATGCTTCGTTGCAGGAGCAGCCCGCCAACGCAGTGCTGAAGGCGTGCGACAAGGAGGGCATCACTCCGGCCGATCTGGATCTGGTGGAGCTGAACGAGGCCTTCGCCGCTGTCGGCCTGGTGTCGGCGGACAAACTGGGGATGTCAGACGACAAGGTCAACGTCAATGGTGGTGCGATCGCCATGGGTCATCCGGTCGGCATGTCCGGCGCTCGGATCGTGCTGCATCTGGCGCTGGAGCTGCAGCGCCGCGGTGGCGGTACCGGTGCGGCCGCGCTGTGTGGCGGCGGCGGCCAGGGCGACGCCCTGATCGTGCGAGTTCCCGCTTCCTGA
- the glgB gene encoding 1,4-alpha-glucan branching protein GlgB → PRPAEDPYRYLPTLGDVDLHLLGEGRHEQLWQALGAHTRIYGSDHGPVTGTSFAVWAPSARGVRVVGDFNYWDGAGHPMRSLGSSGIWELFVPDVGDGTRYKFSILGEDYVWRDKADPVAFATEVPPQSASVVFTSDYDWGDTAWLERRAAADPLTSPMSIYEVHLGSWRRGLSYEQLADELTDYVLAQGFTHVELLPVTEHPYEPSWGYQVTSYFAPTSRFGNPDQFRHLVDRLHRAGIGVIMDWVPGHFPKDDWALGRFDGTPLYEHPDPRRGEQLDWGTFVFNFGRREVRNFLVANAVYWLEEFHIDGLRVDAVASMLYLDYSREEGEWLPNEYGGRENLEAVGFLQEMNATVYKRVPGIVTIAEESTTWPGVTRPTHLGGLGFGFKWNMGWMNDSLGYIGRDAIYRQYHHSEMTFSLVYAYDEHFVLPISHDEVVYGKGSLVGKMPGDRWQQLAGTRAFLGYMWGHPGKQLLFMGAEIAQSSEWNEQHSLDWWLLEYDEHRGVQQCVADMNRAYTDSPALWQLDGDPTGFEWIDANDAVNNVFSWVRFGADGSMVACVANLAPVVRDAYRLGLPRSGRWTEILNTDAGDYGGSGAGNLGGVEAVAGPWHGREHSAEVVLPPLATIWLRWDG, encoded by the coding sequence CCCTCGCCCGGCTGAGGATCCCTACCGCTACCTGCCCACGCTGGGCGACGTTGACCTGCATCTACTCGGCGAGGGCCGTCACGAACAGCTATGGCAAGCGTTGGGTGCCCACACTCGGATCTACGGCAGCGACCACGGGCCCGTGACCGGTACATCGTTTGCGGTATGGGCACCGTCGGCACGGGGCGTGCGCGTCGTGGGTGACTTCAACTACTGGGACGGTGCCGGTCATCCGATGCGCTCACTGGGATCATCGGGCATTTGGGAGTTGTTCGTTCCCGACGTCGGCGATGGCACCCGCTACAAGTTCTCGATTCTGGGTGAGGACTATGTCTGGCGGGACAAAGCCGATCCCGTCGCCTTCGCCACCGAAGTACCGCCGCAATCAGCCAGTGTGGTGTTCACCTCCGACTACGACTGGGGAGATACTGCCTGGTTGGAACGCCGAGCGGCAGCGGATCCGTTGACGTCCCCGATGAGCATCTACGAGGTGCACCTGGGTTCTTGGCGGCGGGGCTTGAGCTACGAGCAACTCGCCGACGAACTGACCGACTACGTGCTCGCACAGGGCTTCACCCACGTGGAGTTGCTACCGGTGACCGAGCATCCATATGAACCATCTTGGGGGTATCAGGTCACTTCCTATTTCGCTCCCACCAGCAGATTCGGCAACCCTGATCAGTTCCGGCATCTCGTGGACCGGCTCCATCGCGCTGGCATCGGCGTGATCATGGACTGGGTGCCCGGTCACTTCCCGAAAGACGATTGGGCACTGGGCCGCTTTGATGGCACGCCGTTGTACGAGCACCCGGACCCCCGCCGAGGTGAGCAACTCGACTGGGGCACCTTTGTGTTCAATTTTGGTCGCCGTGAGGTCCGAAACTTCTTGGTAGCCAACGCGGTCTATTGGTTGGAGGAGTTCCACATCGACGGCCTGCGCGTTGATGCCGTCGCTTCGATGCTCTACCTGGACTACTCCCGCGAAGAGGGGGAATGGCTACCGAACGAATACGGTGGTCGAGAAAATCTGGAAGCAGTGGGGTTCCTGCAGGAGATGAATGCCACCGTCTACAAGCGGGTGCCAGGCATCGTGACTATTGCCGAGGAGTCCACCACCTGGCCCGGGGTCACGCGCCCCACACATCTGGGTGGTCTAGGTTTCGGCTTCAAGTGGAATATGGGTTGGATGAACGACTCGCTCGGCTACATCGGTCGAGATGCGATCTACCGGCAGTATCACCACTCGGAGATGACCTTCTCGCTGGTCTACGCCTACGACGAACACTTTGTGCTGCCGATCAGCCATGACGAAGTGGTCTACGGCAAAGGCTCCCTGGTGGGCAAAATGCCCGGCGACCGCTGGCAACAACTCGCTGGTACACGCGCTTTCCTGGGGTATATGTGGGGGCATCCCGGCAAGCAACTGCTGTTCATGGGCGCAGAGATCGCGCAGTCGTCGGAGTGGAATGAGCAACACTCACTGGACTGGTGGCTGCTGGAATACGACGAGCATCGCGGCGTGCAGCAGTGTGTGGCAGACATGAATCGCGCGTACACCGACAGCCCGGCATTGTGGCAGTTGGACGGTGATCCCACCGGCTTCGAATGGATCGACGCCAACGACGCGGTGAACAACGTCTTCTCGTGGGTGCGTTTTGGTGCTGACGGATCGATGGTCGCCTGCGTTGCCAACCTAGCCCCCGTGGTGCGAGATGCCTACCGGCTGGGGCTGCCCCGATCGGGTCGGTGGACCGAGATCCTCAACACTGACGCGGGTGACTACGGCGGTTCCGGGGCTGGGAATCTCGGCGGTGTTGAGGCCGTCGCTGGACCGTGGCACGGCCGGGAACATTCAGCCGAAGTTGTCTTGCCGCCGCTGGCCACCATTTGGCTGCGCTGGGACGGCTAG
- a CDS encoding tetratricopeptide repeat protein — translation MSLRGAVDLGALSAQREAATAATTAPAGVVVDVTEATFQTEIIERSMTVPVIIDLWADWCEPCKTLSPILEKLASEYGGRIVLAKIDVEAEQRIGAAFQVQSIPAVFAVIKGQPLPLFQEALPEQQVKQYLDAVLAEAEKAGVTGSVSAEPVAESEPEPEPIDPDQESAYQAMESAQWDVAVEAFQRLLQKDPADAAAKVGLASAQLYQRAGTTDPVATVAAADADPTDVTNALAAADLQAAGGDFASAFARLIDGVRRTAGDDRAQLRNRLLELFEVVGPEDPQVAQARIALANALF, via the coding sequence ATGTCCCTGCGCGGCGCCGTTGACCTAGGTGCGCTGAGCGCCCAACGGGAAGCAGCCACTGCGGCTACCACAGCCCCTGCCGGTGTCGTCGTCGACGTCACGGAGGCTACTTTCCAGACCGAGATCATCGAACGTTCGATGACGGTGCCCGTGATCATCGACTTGTGGGCAGACTGGTGTGAACCCTGCAAGACCTTGTCGCCGATTCTGGAAAAGCTAGCGAGTGAGTACGGCGGCCGCATCGTGCTGGCGAAGATCGATGTGGAAGCAGAGCAGCGGATCGGCGCAGCATTTCAGGTGCAGTCGATCCCGGCCGTCTTTGCGGTGATCAAAGGGCAACCGCTGCCACTGTTTCAAGAAGCATTGCCGGAGCAACAGGTGAAACAGTATCTGGATGCCGTCCTGGCTGAGGCTGAGAAAGCCGGCGTGACCGGCAGCGTGTCGGCCGAACCGGTGGCCGAAAGCGAACCTGAGCCGGAGCCGATTGACCCGGACCAGGAATCGGCCTATCAGGCGATGGAGAGCGCGCAGTGGGATGTGGCGGTCGAGGCTTTCCAACGACTGCTACAAAAGGACCCGGCCGATGCCGCAGCAAAAGTCGGACTGGCATCAGCTCAGTTGTATCAGCGGGCTGGAACAACTGATCCAGTTGCGACGGTGGCGGCCGCTGACGCTGATCCCACCGATGTGACCAATGCGCTTGCGGCAGCAGATTTGCAGGCAGCAGGTGGCGACTTCGCTAGTGCCTTCGCTCGGCTAATCGACGGGGTTCGCCGCACTGCCGGCGACGACCGTGCTCAGCTGCGCAACCGATTGTTGGAACTGTTCGAAGTAGTCGGGCCGGAGGATCCCCAGGTCGCTCAGGCCCGGATCGCACTGGCCAACGCCCTGTTCTAG